Part of the Variovorax paradoxus B4 genome, GCTGGCGATCGCCACCGGCCGCTACACCTTCGTGGGCGACAGCTTCGTGCGCGGCGCCGTGCCGGACCGCCTGACGCTCAGGCAGGGCGACCTGCCGCTGGAGCTGCGCGACCTCGACCTGGACGATCCGCTGCGGCTGCCGACCGCGCTGCGGCGCGCCGATGCCAAGGTCTTTCGCGTCATCGGGCCGGCGGGGCTGGACCCGGCAAGGCCGCTGGACTTCGCGCTGCGCGTGACGCGCGAGAAGGGCATGCTCTACGGCGAGCGGGTGAGCCGCGACTTCGCCCTGCCCTACAGGCTGCCGGCCGACCAGGTGATCGCGCCGGAGAGCGACGCCAAGGGCTGGCAGGCCGTCTGGCGCACGCGCGCCTGGGAACTGGCGGTGCTCGCGGGCGCGCTGGCGCTGCTGGCGGTGGTGCTGGCGCGGCCGCGCTGGATCGTCGCCACGCCCGGGCGCCTGGCGCGCTTTCGCACCGGCTACCTGGTCTTCACGCTGGTCTTCATCGGCTGGTTCGCGCAGGGCCAGCTCTCCATCGTCCACATCACCGCCGCGATCCAGGCACTGGTGGCCGGGCGCCCATTGGCCTTCCTGCTGTACGACCCGATGAGCGTGGCGCTGTGGGCCTTCGTCGCGCTCACGCTGGTGGTCTGGGGACGCGGCACCTTCTGCGGCTGGCTCTGCCCCTTCGGCGCGCTGCAGGAGCTGGCGGCGCAGATCGCGCGGCGCGCGGGCCTGAGGAAGCACCTGCGGCCGCACCGCGATCTCGATGCGCGGCTCAAGCGGCTCAAGTACGCGGTGCTGGCCGTCGTGCTGGTGCTGGCGGCCGTCTCGCCGGCGTGGACCGACCGGGCGGTGGAAGTCGAGCCGTTCAAGACCGCGATCACGCTGAACTTCGTGCGCGCCTGGCCCTTCGTGGCCTGGGCGGGCGGCCTGGTGCTGCTGAACCTGGTGCTCTACAAGGGCTTCTGCCGCTACCTGTGCCCGCTCGGCGCGGGGCTCAAGCTGCTCGGGCACGCGCGGCTGCTGAAGTGGATTCCGCGCCGCGCCGAATGCGGCACGCCGTGCCAGACCTGCCGGCACCGCTGCGAGTACCAGGCGATCAAGCCCGACGGCGCGATCGTCTACGGCGAGTGCTTCCAGTGCCTGGACTGCGTGGCCATCCACGACAGCCCGCAGCGCTGCGCGCCGCTGATCGCGCGCGGTCGCCAGCGGGTGATTCCGGTGCACGCGGCGGCCGCCGTCCGGAGCGCGGCATGAAGCGGCGCCAGCTGCTGCGCCTTTCGCTCGGGCTGGGCGCGCTGGCCGGCTGCGCGGCCGTGGCGCCTGCCGGCACCGCGCTGCACTGGGGCCGGCGCGATCTGCTGGGCTTCGGCACCACGCTGAGCCTGCAGGCCGGGCACGAGCGCCGGGCCGTCGTGGAGCGGGCGCTGGACGACGGCGTCGCAGTGCTGCGCCGCATCGAGGCGCAGATGAGCCTGTTCGATCCCGCCAGCGCGTTGTCGCGGCTGAACCGCGAGGGCCGGCTGGCCTCGCCGCCGGAAGAGCTGCTGGCGGTGCTGCGCATCGCGCACGAGGTGTCGCGCGAGAGCCGCGGCGCCTTCGACGTGACGGTGCAGCCGCTGTGGGAGGCCTTCGCGGCCGCCAAGCGCGAAGGCCGCCTGCCGGACGCGCGGGAAGTGGCGGCGGCGCGCGCGCGGGTCGACTGGCGCGCGCTCGATGCGCGGCGCCGGCTGGTGCGCTTCGACACGCCGGGCATGGCCGTGACGCTCAACGGCATCGCGCAGGGCCACGCGGCGGACTGCGTGCGGCAGGCGCTGGCGGCGCGCGGCATCCGGCACGCGCTGGTCGATGCCGGCGAGTTCGCGCCGCTCGGGCTGCGCGGCGGCGCGCAGGCGTGGTCGCTCGGCATTGCCGACCCGCAGGCCGAATCCGCCCTGATCGCGCGGCTGCTGGCCGACGGGCGCTGCGTGGCCACCTCGGCCGACAGCCAGGCCTTCTTCAGCGCCGACCGCCGGCACCACCACATCGTCGATCCGCACAGCGGCTACTCGCCGCCGGACCTGTCGGCCGTGACAGTGGCGGCGCCCAGCGGCGCGCTGGCCGATGCACTGACCAAGGTGTTCTTCGTCGCCGGGCCCGCGCAGGCGCGGCAGGTCGCGCGCCAGTGGCAGGTCGATGCGCTGTGGGTCGACAAGGCCGGGCGCTGGGAGGCCACGCCCGGCCTGCGGATCGAACCCGCCGCTCGGCAGCCGAAGCTGTAGCCCAGGCCGAGCGGGCGGGCCGGGGAATGGAACCTGGCCCTGGCGCTCAGGCGGGCTTCGGCGCCCACGCCATGCACCAGCCCTTGGCCGCGATCTGCTTGCGGCCGAACATCGCGCAGCCCGCCCAGGCCTCGGTGGGCGAGCCCTGCCACATCGCGCAGTTCACGCATTCCTGCGTGGCCGCATGGCGCGGGTACTTCTTCTTGTCGACGCTCTTCGTGTCGTGCCTGTAGCCCAGCTGCGCTGCCGTCTCGTCGCTCTCCTCGGCGCGCGGCGGCGCGGCCAGCACGTGCACCGGCAGCGCCGCCAGCAGGCAGGCACCGCCGGCCGCGCGACCGACGAACTCCCGGCGGGAGGCGTCGCGGCCCCCTTCGCTCTTGCGATCCGTCATGCCGCCTCCTTCAGTTGGACGCCACGCGAGCCTCGCCCGCCCGGGCGCTGCGCGTCGTGCCGGCAGAGGGGATCTTGAAGACCCACACCATGCCGCCCTGCTCCAGCAGGTTGACCTTCTTGGCCACTTCGCCGCCCCACAGCGGCACGGCGCCGCCCCAGCCGGAGACCACGGCCACGTACTGCTCGCCGCCCTGCTGCCAGGTGACCGGCGGCGCGACCACGCCCGAGCCGGTCTGGAACTCCCACAGCACCTTGCCTGTCCTGGCGTCGGCCGCCTTCAGGTAGCCCTCGGGCGTGCCCCAGAACACCAGGTTGCCGCCGGTGGTGAGCACACCGCCCCACAGCGGCGCGCCGTTCTTGACCTCCCAGGCGATCTTGCCGGTCTTCGGATCGACCGCGCGCAGCGCGCCGATGTAGTCCTCGTTGAGCGGCTTGATGGTGAAGCCCGAGCCGAGGTAGGCCGCGCCCTTCTTGTAGGCCACGGGTTCGTTCCAGATGTCCATGCCCCATTCGTTGGCGGGCACGTAGAACATCTTCGTGTCGGGGCTGTAGGCCATCGGCATCTGGTTCTTGCCGCCCAGGAAGCCCGGCGCCGCGAAGACCGCGCCGCCCTTCTTGCCGTCGGCGCTGGCGACCGGATCGCCCGGGCGGTTCTCGGGCACGAAGTTCGGGCGACCGGTCTTCAGGTCGATGCCGTCGGCCCAGGTCGTCTTCCTCACGAAGGGGAAGGCGTTGAGCAGCTGGCCGGTGGTGGCGTCGTTCACGTAGAAGTAGCCGTTGCGGTCGGCCTTGCCGCCCACGCGCCGGCCGTCCATGTCGAAGGTGACGAACTCGTTCACGCCGTCGAAGTCCCAGCTGTCGCTGGGCGTGTTCTGGTAGTGCCACTTGATCTGGCCGGTCTTCACGTCGATGGCCACGGTCGAGCATGAGAACAGGTTGTCGCCCTTGCGCAGGTGGCTGTTCCACGGCGCCGGATTGCCGGTGCCGAAGTAGGCCAGGCCGGTCTTGGGATCGAAGGTGCCGCCCAGCCAGGTGGCGGCGCCGCCGGTCTTCCAGAGGTCGCCCGGCCAGCTCTTGTTGACGGTGCCCGAGACGCCCGCCTCCTTCTTGTTGCCGTCGTTGTCGTAGGTGTAGCCCATGTGGCCTTCCACCGTGGGGCGCGACCAGACCATGCTGCCCGTCCTGGCGTCGCGCGCCTCGACGCGGCCGACGATGCCGAACTCGCCGCCCGACACGCCCGTGAGGATCAGGCCGTTGGCGATGATCGGCGCCGCGGTGGCCGAGTAGCCGGCCGCGTAGTCGTCGATCTTCTCCTTCCAGACCACGTCGCCGGTGTTCTGGTCGAGCGCCACCAGCTGCGCGTCGAGCGTGGCGAAGATGACCAGGTTGTCGTACAGCGCCGCGCCGCGGTTGACCACGTCGCAGCAGGGCATGATGCCCTCGGGCAGGCGGTGCTCGTACTTCCACAGCTTCTTGCCGGTGGTGGCGTCGAGGGCGTAGATGCGCGAGTACGAGGCGGTGACGAACATCTTGCCCTTGTGGATCACGGGCTGCGCCTCCTGGCCGCGCTGCTTCTCCCCGCCGAAGGAGAAGGCCCATGCCGGCGCGAGCCGGGACACGGTGCCGGTGTTGACCTGCTTCAGCGGCGAGTAGCGCTGGCCCTGGGTGTTCACACCCCAGGTCAGGACGTTGCCGTTCGCCGTGGCTTCGGACTGGATCATCTTGTCCGTGACTTGCGCGCCGGCGCTGCCGGCCGCGGCCAGGCCGATGGCCATGAGCGCGTTCAAGAGTTTCAATTGCATGGGGTGTCTCCTCGTGGGTGTGGATGGCGGCTCGGGCGTGCCACGCGGGCATGCCTCCACGGGAGTCAAGGGCAATCTCCATGCCACGCGCGATGCGGCCTTCCAGGCGCCATTCCGAGCGTCGCCCGGGCCCGTCGGTCGCGGGTTTTCCCGCTGCATTGCTACAAGGTCGAACAGCGCACGCGCCGGGACCGTTGCATCCCGGCGCAGTGATCGCCGGAAGGCTCCGGTCGTGCAACGGAGTTGCTGCGGCAGGGTTCCAGTCTTACTGTGTTAGTAATTTGAACAGAATCAAGGCATTATGCGAACTTCTTCGAGCAGGAGGTGAGCCTTGATGAAGGAACTGCATGAGTTTGAGCGCTACCTGGCGCATTTGGGCGAGGGTCTGGGCCATGCCGACCGGCAGGCCGGACTGCGCGGGTATTGCACCGGCCTGATGGCGCCGCTCAAGCGCAAGAGCGTGGAGCCGATGGCGGCGCACCTGGCACCTGCGGCCACGCGCTCGCGCCACCAGTCGCTGCACCACTTCGTGGCCGATTCGGCCTGGTCTGACGAACAAATGCTGCTGCGCGTGGCGCAGTGGGTCGTACCGGCGATGGACTTCAGCGACGGCGGCTGGTGGATCGTCGACGACACCGGCTTTCCCAAGCAAGGCCGGCATTCGGTGGGTGTGGCGCGCCAGTACTGCGGCATGCTGGGCAAGCAGGACAACTGCCAGGTGGCGGTGAGCGTGACGCTGGCATGCCAGGCGGGCAGCCTGCCGGTAGCCTGGCGGCTGTACCTGCCTCAGGAATGGGCCGTCGACAGGGAGCGGCGCGAGAAGGCGGGCGTTCCGCAAGACTTGGCGTTCGCCACCAAGCCGGCGATTGCGCTGGCGCAGATCGAGCGGCTGATGGCGCAAGGCGCCCCCAGGCACTGCGTGCTGGCCGATGCCGGCTACGGCATGGAGACGGCGTTTCGGGAACGCCTGAGCGAGTTGGGCCTGCCCTACGTGGTGGGCGTGACGGGCCAGGTGACGGTGTGGCCGCCCGGGCATGCGCCGCTGCCGCCCGAGCCGTACAGCGGACGTGGCAACGTGCCTACCCGGCAGCGCTTGGGGAATGCCAGGCACCAGCGCCCGCTATCGGTCAAGGAGTTGGCCTTCGAGCTGGATCCTTCTCAATGGCAGACCCTCGAGTGGCGCGAGGGCACCAACTTCGCCTTGCGATCTCGCTTCGCCCGCGTTCGCGTACATGCAGCCCATCGCGATCATCAGCGCTCGCAGTTGCGCCCTCAGCAGTGGCTTCTCATCGAGTGGCCCGAAGGCCACAAGGAGCCGATGAAGTACTGGCTGTCCACGCTGCCCGAGGCCGTGTCGCTGCAGCGCATGGTGCTGGAGGCCAAGATGCGCTGGCGCATTGAGCGCGACTACCAGGACCTCAAGCAGGAATTGGGGCTGGGCCACTACGAAGGCCGGGGCTGGCGGGGGTTCCATCACCACGCCAGCCTGAGCATCGCCGCTTACGGTTTCTTGATGGCGCGGCAACTGCGGCATCCCGAGGGAGCCGGTAAAAAAAACTCCGCACGAAGCAAAGAATCTGCCCTACCCACGCATTACAAGCCTCGCGGCAGCCCAGCGCACGCAGCGCCACGTCCCATCGTCCATCACGACTTTGCGGCTGCTTATCGCCGCAGCCTTGCTCAAGACGCTGCCCCGATGTCCGTGCTGCCTGCGCGAAAACGCAAGGCTACGCTTGTGACACAGTAAGACTAGTGGCACAGCTCTCGTCAGCTCCGAGGACCCAATCTTCTCCACGCGTTTGGTGCCTATCAGGCACCACTGTGCGTCCGTTTTCGAGCCTACCGCCCCGCTCATTGGCTACCTACGATGAATGGCATGCGGCCTTCCGCCGTGATCCGTGCCTGACAACCCCTGGGAGTTGAACGGCAACTTGCTGCCAGTCTCCTGGCAAATTTGGCCCGCGCAATCGGGCCGCCCTTTTGGAGATCCCGCCATGTCCCCCACAGATGAGACCTTGCAACCCACGAGCGAGAAACCTAAAGATCTGGTGCCCTCCCGTTACGCTCTGCGCATCGGCGATATCGACGCGCTGGTGGTCAGCGATGGCGTGCTGCCGCTGCCCACCTCGACCATGGCCACCAACGCCGACCCGGCAGACCTGGCGAGCTGGCTGGACCAGATGTTCATGCCGCCCGACAAGTACGACTGGCCGCTGAACGTGATGGTGGCCCGCAGCGACGACCAGACCATCCTCATCGACGCCGGTCTGGGCGGCCAGTTCCCGGGCTTCCCGCGCGCCGGGCAGTTCCCACAACGCTTGGCCGCGGCCGGCATCGAGCTTGAGTCCGTCACCGACGTGATCTTCACCCACATGCACATGGACCACGTGGGTGGGCTGCTCGTTCCCGGCATCAAGGAGCGCCTGCGCCCCGACGTGCGCATCCACGTGGCCAAGGCCGAAGTCGATTTCTGGATTTCGCCCGATTTCTCCCACACAGTCATGCCCAAGCCGGTGCCGGAGGTGCTCCGCTCCACGGCCAAGAGCTTCTACAACGCATACCGCGACCGGCTGCAGACCTTCGAGGAGCGACGCGAGGTGGCGCCGGGCGTGGTGGTCCGCCGTACGGGCGGCCACACCCCAGGGCACAGCGTGGTCGACCTGGTGTCGGGCGGTGAGCGCCTGACGTTCGCCGGCGACGCCATGTTCCCGGTCGCGTTCGACCACCCCGACTGGCAGAACGGCTTCGAGCACGACCCCGAGAAAGCGGCCGAAGTTCGCATCGGCCTCTTGCGCGAGCTGGCGCAGACCCGCGGACTGCTGGTAGCCGCTCACCTGCCCTTCCCCTCCCTCGGCCGGGTGGCGATCGACGGCGACATCTTTCGCTGGGTTCCGATCATCTGGGACTACTGAACCCGGGTCGACGGTACGCGAGCAAGCCGCCGGCATGCAGCGCCGCATCGTCGATCTCCATTTTTTTCTCTCGCAATCTTCGCAAACGGGTACCTCAGCCGCACTGAGGCCGGAGCACACATGACCCATCGTCTCAACTACATCAAGCAATCGCCCGAACTCTTCAAGAAGCTGATCGAGTTCAGCACGCTCGTGGACCACGGCACCATCGAGCAAACGGTTCGAGACCTCGTCGCGATCCGCGCATCACAGCTCAATGGCTGCGCGTTCTGTCTCGACATGCACATCAAGGAGGCCAAGATCCACGGCGAGCGCGAACTGCGCATCCACCATCTGGCCGCATGGCGTGAATCGACGCTGTTCGTTCCGCGCGAGCGTGCGGCCCTGGCCTGGACCGAAGTGCTGACCAAGCTGCCCGAGCACGGCGTGCCCGACGACATCTACGAGCGCGTGCGCACGCAGTTGTCGGAAAAAGAGCTTTCGGACCTGACCTTCAGCGTCATGGCCATCAATGCATGGAACCGCGTGAACGTCGCGTTCCAGACCGTGCCCGGGTCATCCGACAAGGCCTTCGGGCTGAACAAGGCGAACCTCGCCTAACAGGCTGCTGAAATACCTCCCTTGAAGGGTCGCCCGAAAGCGGGCCTGAGGCGTTGTCTTTGCAGACCCACAAAACCTGCTCCGATGCGCGGCCCTGACACATTCACCGAAGGTTTGTTCACCATGAGACGGCTGGACGACTTCGTTCCCGCCGACCATCCGCTGCGCCGCATCCGGGTGATGGTCAATGAGGCGCTGGCCAAGATGGACGAGTTGTTCTCTCGGATGTACGAGGCCGACATCAAGGGCGGCCGCCCGAGCATCGCGCCGGAGAAGCTGCTGCGGGCGATGCTGTTGCAGATCCTGTTCAGCATCCGCTCGGAGCGCCAGCTCATGGAGCAGACGCAATACAACATGCTGTTTCGCTGGTTCATCGGCCTGGCGATGGACGACGCGGTGTGGGTGCCGACGGTGTTCAGCAAGAACCGCCAGCGCCTGATCGAGCACGACGCGGTCGTCGCCTTCTTCAACGAAGTGCTGGAGACGGCGGAGAACAAGGATTGGTTGTCGGGAGAGCACTTCAGCGTCGATGGCACGCTGATCCAGGCCTGGGCAGGACACAAGAGCTTCGTTCGCAAGGACGGTGACGACGATGCCGGCAGCGGCGGGGACTTCAAGGGGCAGCGACGCAGCAACGAAACGCACGAGTCGAAGACCGATCCCGATTCGAGGCTGTACCGCAAGGGCAAGACTGCCAGCGAGTTGCGCTACATGGGGCACACGCTGACCGACAACCGTCACGGCCTGGTCGTCAACGCCATGGTCACGCAAGCCGACGGCTTTGCCGAACGCGAAGCGGCCAAGGTCATGATCAGGGACGCACGTCAAGCCACCGCGAGCCCGGATACCGAGGTCACGCTCGGTGCCGACAAGGGCTATGACGCGGCCGAGTTCATCGAGGCGCTGCATCGCATGAACGTCACGCCGCATGTGGCGCAGAACAAAGCGGGGCGTCGTTCGGCGGTGGCCGACGAG contains:
- a CDS encoding 4Fe-4S binding protein — its product is MIRRRLLPAVLLAGLALAALAAQAGVMTRATLQRHFPPPWTVGEKDAQLPVWPIFKQDMTSPVLAGYVFESIDLAPIPGFSGTPINLLVALDPKGAFLDVRVLSHHEPVFLEGLGEGPLFRFAEQYKGLSLRQNIKIGSNANRSEQHGSANVYIDGVARATASVRILHQSLLASALRVARARLGFAAGSDPALLARVRRDGFRPMDWDALMQAGLVQRVRLSRGQVERAFAGTGVEEAGGAGENFDETFIELYLAYLNAPAVGRNLLSEAGWQHLLGRIDEGDHALLAIATGRYTFVGDSFVRGAVPDRLTLRQGDLPLELRDLDLDDPLRLPTALRRADAKVFRVIGPAGLDPARPLDFALRVTREKGMLYGERVSRDFALPYRLPADQVIAPESDAKGWQAVWRTRAWELAVLAGALALLAVVLARPRWIVATPGRLARFRTGYLVFTLVFIGWFAQGQLSIVHITAAIQALVAGRPLAFLLYDPMSVALWAFVALTLVVWGRGTFCGWLCPFGALQELAAQIARRAGLRKHLRPHRDLDARLKRLKYAVLAVVLVLAAVSPAWTDRAVEVEPFKTAITLNFVRAWPFVAWAGGLVLLNLVLYKGFCRYLCPLGAGLKLLGHARLLKWIPRRAECGTPCQTCRHRCEYQAIKPDGAIVYGECFQCLDCVAIHDSPQRCAPLIARGRQRVIPVHAAAAVRSAA
- a CDS encoding FAD:protein FMN transferase codes for the protein MKRRQLLRLSLGLGALAGCAAVAPAGTALHWGRRDLLGFGTTLSLQAGHERRAVVERALDDGVAVLRRIEAQMSLFDPASALSRLNREGRLASPPEELLAVLRIAHEVSRESRGAFDVTVQPLWEAFAAAKREGRLPDAREVAAARARVDWRALDARRRLVRFDTPGMAVTLNGIAQGHAADCVRQALAARGIRHALVDAGEFAPLGLRGGAQAWSLGIADPQAESALIARLLADGRCVATSADSQAFFSADRRHHHIVDPHSGYSPPDLSAVTVAAPSGALADALTKVFFVAGPAQARQVARQWQVDALWVDKAGRWEATPGLRIEPAARQPKL
- a CDS encoding high-potential iron-sulfur protein; amino-acid sequence: MTDRKSEGGRDASRREFVGRAAGGACLLAALPVHVLAAPPRAEESDETAAQLGYRHDTKSVDKKKYPRHAATQECVNCAMWQGSPTEAWAGCAMFGRKQIAAKGWCMAWAPKPA
- a CDS encoding PQQ-dependent methanol/ethanol family dehydrogenase; amino-acid sequence: MQLKLLNALMAIGLAAAGSAGAQVTDKMIQSEATANGNVLTWGVNTQGQRYSPLKQVNTGTVSRLAPAWAFSFGGEKQRGQEAQPVIHKGKMFVTASYSRIYALDATTGKKLWKYEHRLPEGIMPCCDVVNRGAALYDNLVIFATLDAQLVALDQNTGDVVWKEKIDDYAAGYSATAAPIIANGLILTGVSGGEFGIVGRVEARDARTGSMVWSRPTVEGHMGYTYDNDGNKKEAGVSGTVNKSWPGDLWKTGGAATWLGGTFDPKTGLAYFGTGNPAPWNSHLRKGDNLFSCSTVAIDVKTGQIKWHYQNTPSDSWDFDGVNEFVTFDMDGRRVGGKADRNGYFYVNDATTGQLLNAFPFVRKTTWADGIDLKTGRPNFVPENRPGDPVASADGKKGGAVFAAPGFLGGKNQMPMAYSPDTKMFYVPANEWGMDIWNEPVAYKKGAAYLGSGFTIKPLNEDYIGALRAVDPKTGKIAWEVKNGAPLWGGVLTTGGNLVFWGTPEGYLKAADARTGKVLWEFQTGSGVVAPPVTWQQGGEQYVAVVSGWGGAVPLWGGEVAKKVNLLEQGGMVWVFKIPSAGTTRSARAGEARVASN
- a CDS encoding IS701 family transposase → MKELHEFERYLAHLGEGLGHADRQAGLRGYCTGLMAPLKRKSVEPMAAHLAPAATRSRHQSLHHFVADSAWSDEQMLLRVAQWVVPAMDFSDGGWWIVDDTGFPKQGRHSVGVARQYCGMLGKQDNCQVAVSVTLACQAGSLPVAWRLYLPQEWAVDRERREKAGVPQDLAFATKPAIALAQIERLMAQGAPRHCVLADAGYGMETAFRERLSELGLPYVVGVTGQVTVWPPGHAPLPPEPYSGRGNVPTRQRLGNARHQRPLSVKELAFELDPSQWQTLEWREGTNFALRSRFARVRVHAAHRDHQRSQLRPQQWLLIEWPEGHKEPMKYWLSTLPEAVSLQRMVLEAKMRWRIERDYQDLKQELGLGHYEGRGWRGFHHHASLSIAAYGFLMARQLRHPEGAGKKNSARSKESALPTHYKPRGSPAHAAPRPIVHHDFAAAYRRSLAQDAAPMSVLPARKRKATLVTQ
- a CDS encoding MBL fold metallo-hydrolase, with translation MSPTDETLQPTSEKPKDLVPSRYALRIGDIDALVVSDGVLPLPTSTMATNADPADLASWLDQMFMPPDKYDWPLNVMVARSDDQTILIDAGLGGQFPGFPRAGQFPQRLAAAGIELESVTDVIFTHMHMDHVGGLLVPGIKERLRPDVRIHVAKAEVDFWISPDFSHTVMPKPVPEVLRSTAKSFYNAYRDRLQTFEERREVAPGVVVRRTGGHTPGHSVVDLVSGGERLTFAGDAMFPVAFDHPDWQNGFEHDPEKAAEVRIGLLRELAQTRGLLVAAHLPFPSLGRVAIDGDIFRWVPIIWDY
- a CDS encoding carboxymuconolactone decarboxylase family protein, giving the protein MTHRLNYIKQSPELFKKLIEFSTLVDHGTIEQTVRDLVAIRASQLNGCAFCLDMHIKEAKIHGERELRIHHLAAWRESTLFVPRERAALAWTEVLTKLPEHGVPDDIYERVRTQLSEKELSDLTFSVMAINAWNRVNVAFQTVPGSSDKAFGLNKANLA
- a CDS encoding IS5 family transposase, with the protein product MRGPDTFTEGLFTMRRLDDFVPADHPLRRIRVMVNEALAKMDELFSRMYEADIKGGRPSIAPEKLLRAMLLQILFSIRSERQLMEQTQYNMLFRWFIGLAMDDAVWVPTVFSKNRQRLIEHDAVVAFFNEVLETAENKDWLSGEHFSVDGTLIQAWAGHKSFVRKDGDDDAGSGGDFKGQRRSNETHESKTDPDSRLYRKGKTASELRYMGHTLTDNRHGLVVNAMVTQADGFAEREAAKVMIRDARQATASPDTEVTLGADKGYDAAEFIEALHRMNVTPHVAQNKAGRRSAVADEIARSEGYAISQRKRKLIEQGFGWAKFVGPIRQVMVRGIQKVDQLFVLTMAAYNLVRMRTLAEVRPLAS